One Halobacterium zhouii genomic region harbors:
- the serS gene encoding serine--tRNA ligase gives MLSRQFVREHPDAVRDALEKKGVDADLDRILEVDEEWRELKSEGDGLRHERNEVSSKIGELKQEGDEEAAQEAIERSQELKDELEAIEERAEELEAELEERLLTLPMVPHEDVPVGADESENVERRREGFEDLRDLPGEVVPHYDLGEDLDVLDFERGAKVSGGGFYFTKGAGARLEHALIQFMLDVHREQGYVDVFPPIPVNSKSMEGTGQFPKFVEDAYRVGGENEAEYTDDDLWLLPTAEVPVTNMYRDEILLKDDLPLKHQAYSPNFRREAGEHGTETRGIVRVHQFNKVEMVNFVEPEESDERFEGLVDEAEEVLRRLDLPYRILEMCTGDLGFTQAKKYDIEVWAPGDDMDDGPEQGGRWLEVSSVSNFEDFQARRAGIRYRPERHESAEYLHTLNGSGVAIPRVVVAILEYYQNEDGTVDVPDALQSYMGGQEVIEGTQKVGESALGDGERRSER, from the coding sequence ATGCTGAGCAGACAGTTCGTCCGGGAGCATCCGGACGCGGTACGCGACGCCCTCGAGAAGAAGGGCGTGGACGCCGACCTCGACCGGATCCTGGAAGTGGACGAGGAGTGGCGCGAACTCAAGAGCGAGGGCGACGGCCTCCGACACGAGCGAAACGAGGTGTCCTCGAAGATCGGCGAACTCAAACAGGAAGGCGACGAGGAAGCCGCCCAGGAGGCCATCGAGCGCTCCCAGGAACTCAAGGACGAACTCGAGGCCATCGAGGAGCGCGCCGAGGAACTCGAGGCGGAACTCGAGGAGCGCCTGCTCACGCTCCCGATGGTCCCCCACGAGGACGTACCGGTCGGCGCGGACGAATCGGAGAACGTCGAGCGCCGGCGTGAGGGCTTCGAGGACCTGCGCGACCTTCCGGGTGAGGTCGTTCCGCACTACGACCTCGGCGAGGACCTCGACGTGCTCGACTTCGAGCGCGGCGCGAAGGTGTCGGGCGGCGGCTTCTACTTCACGAAGGGCGCCGGCGCGCGCCTCGAGCACGCGCTCATCCAGTTCATGCTCGACGTCCACCGCGAGCAGGGGTACGTGGACGTGTTCCCGCCGATTCCCGTGAATTCGAAGTCGATGGAGGGCACCGGCCAGTTCCCGAAGTTCGTGGAGGACGCCTACCGCGTCGGCGGCGAGAACGAGGCCGAGTACACTGACGACGACCTCTGGCTGCTGCCGACGGCGGAGGTCCCGGTGACGAACATGTACCGCGACGAGATCCTGCTGAAGGATGACCTCCCGCTAAAACACCAGGCGTACTCCCCGAACTTCCGCCGGGAAGCCGGCGAGCACGGCACCGAGACGCGGGGCATCGTGCGCGTCCACCAGTTCAACAAGGTGGAGATGGTGAACTTCGTGGAACCCGAGGAGAGCGACGAGCGCTTCGAGGGACTCGTGGACGAGGCCGAGGAGGTGCTCCGGCGACTCGACCTCCCGTACCGCATCCTCGAGATGTGTACGGGCGACCTCGGGTTCACGCAGGCGAAGAAGTACGACATCGAGGTATGGGCGCCCGGCGACGACATGGACGACGGCCCCGAGCAGGGCGGTCGCTGGCTCGAAGTCTCGTCGGTGTCGAACTTCGAGGACTTCCAGGCGCGGCGCGCGGGCATCCGATACCGCCCGGAGCGCCACGAGTCGGCGGAGTACCTCCACACGCTCAACGGGTCGGGCGTCGCCATCCCGCGCGTCGTCGTCGCCATCCTCGAGTACTACCAGAACGAGGACGGCACCGTCGACGTGCCCGACGCCCTCCAGTCGTACATGGGCGGCCAGGAGGTCATCGAAGGCACCCAGAAGGTAGGCGAGTCGGCGCTCGGGGACGGCGAGCGTCGGAGCGAGCGATAG
- a CDS encoding nuclear transport factor 2 family protein: MDAAGLAQAYYDAIDDGDYDALADLLAADFVQVRPDMTHEGREAFVSFMREERPRKDTRHVVDAMYDGAEGVAARGRLVAPEGPLFSFVDVFEVGDERIERIQTFAD, translated from the coding sequence ATGGACGCCGCCGGACTCGCGCAGGCCTACTACGACGCCATCGACGACGGCGACTACGACGCACTCGCCGACCTGCTGGCTGCTGACTTCGTGCAGGTCCGCCCGGACATGACCCACGAGGGTCGCGAGGCGTTCGTCTCGTTCATGCGCGAGGAACGCCCCCGGAAGGACACCCGGCACGTCGTCGACGCGATGTACGACGGCGCCGAGGGGGTCGCGGCGCGCGGCCGACTGGTCGCGCCCGAGGGCCCGCTGTTCTCGTTCGTAGACGTGTTCGAGGTCGGCGACGAGCGAATCGAGCGAATCCAGACGTTCGCGGACTGA
- a CDS encoding glycosyltransferase: protein MSPPPTSVLLPTTRWTPACDEVAAQLAEDDELLVVCDAETDPVADHVRDQPENVRLVVAGEPSGCSGKANAIAAGMDAARHDRVAWTDDDFRHPPDWLAGLHADYERHGPVSELPAFVGRDPLSMLLEPVYVLGGTASVYAGDMVWGGAVLFERDDLEVDAFLADLRRTVSDDGLLSEHLDATAVRRTRRVEIGGTVRESLERHVRFTKIAYAHDPVGMSVSSVGITGLVTASLLVPVYAFVVAALLFAGCYAAFGIRRWTAVLGYPALLASVPLLAYAYARRTFVWGGRRYRWRSKFDVELVE from the coding sequence ATGAGCCCCCCGCCAACGAGCGTTCTCCTCCCGACGACGAGGTGGACTCCGGCCTGCGACGAGGTGGCGGCCCAACTGGCCGAAGACGACGAACTGCTCGTCGTCTGCGACGCCGAGACGGACCCCGTCGCCGACCACGTGCGCGACCAGCCGGAGAACGTCCGACTCGTCGTCGCCGGGGAGCCGTCGGGTTGTTCCGGGAAGGCGAACGCTATCGCTGCGGGGATGGACGCGGCCCGCCACGACCGCGTCGCGTGGACCGACGACGACTTCCGCCACCCGCCGGACTGGCTGGCGGGACTCCACGCCGACTACGAGCGACACGGCCCCGTGTCGGAGCTGCCGGCGTTCGTGGGACGCGACCCACTCTCGATGCTTCTGGAACCCGTCTACGTGCTCGGCGGAACCGCGTCCGTGTACGCCGGCGACATGGTGTGGGGTGGCGCCGTGCTGTTCGAGCGCGACGACCTCGAGGTCGACGCCTTCCTCGCGGACCTGCGACGGACCGTCAGCGACGACGGTCTGCTCTCGGAGCACCTGGACGCGACTGCAGTCCGCCGGACGCGCCGGGTCGAAATCGGCGGGACGGTCCGTGAGTCACTGGAACGCCACGTCCGGTTCACGAAGATCGCGTACGCCCACGACCCGGTCGGCATGTCCGTGAGCAGCGTCGGAATCACGGGTCTCGTTACCGCCAGCCTGCTCGTGCCGGTGTACGCGTTCGTCGTCGCTGCGCTCCTGTTCGCGGGGTGTTACGCGGCGTTCGGAATTCGGCGATGGACGGCGGTGCTCGGGTACCCAGCGCTGCTCGCGTCGGTGCCGTTGCTGGCGTACGCGTACGCCCGCCGGACGTTCGTGTGGGGTGGCCGGCGGTACCGCTGGCGGAGCAAGTTCGACGTCGAACTCGTTGAGTGA
- a CDS encoding 50S ribosomal protein L40e, with protein sequence MTQSIEDRLLGKMVCMRCNARNAQEATECRKCGYKNLRPKAKETRSA encoded by the coding sequence ATGACTCAGAGTATCGAGGACCGACTCCTCGGCAAGATGGTCTGTATGCGGTGTAACGCCCGCAACGCCCAGGAAGCGACGGAGTGCCGCAAGTGCGGCTACAAGAACCTCCGCCCGAAGGCCAAGGAGACCCGCTCGGCGTAA
- a CDS encoding inorganic phosphate transporter, whose amino-acid sequence MVSILLLVGLFAAAFVGFNIGGSSTGVAWGPAVGARVTRKTTAAALMTFFVFLGGWTVGRNVIATLGNDIVARSAFTIEASIVVLVFIGLGMAVANAYGVPVSTSMTAVGAIAGLGLATGTLDLAVLGEIVVWWLVAPVVGFWCGGVIGRYFYPHLDRIVAVKQSPGALVELDRSRIVPTPKLGPGTTPREFVSTALVLAIACYMSFSAGASNVANAVAPLVGGGLIEPEPAVVLATATIGVGAFTIARRTMESVGSGLTDLPLLAAMVVMVVAASITTFASWLGVPISLALSTVMTIVGLGWGRATRSATASELARGELETEISVDAVTVQGNDDVPKIGEERARDLQSADTLFDPSIVVRFVFFWIIGPSAATLLSYLSFVLLPIAG is encoded by the coding sequence ATGGTCTCTATCCTTCTACTGGTTGGCCTCTTTGCCGCCGCGTTCGTCGGGTTCAACATCGGCGGGTCTTCGACGGGCGTGGCGTGGGGGCCCGCGGTCGGCGCGCGCGTCACCCGGAAGACGACCGCCGCGGCGCTGATGACGTTCTTCGTCTTCCTCGGCGGGTGGACGGTCGGCCGGAACGTCATCGCGACGCTCGGCAACGACATCGTCGCGCGGTCAGCGTTCACCATCGAGGCGAGCATCGTCGTGCTGGTGTTCATCGGTCTCGGGATGGCCGTCGCGAACGCCTACGGCGTCCCTGTCTCCACGTCGATGACCGCGGTCGGCGCTATCGCGGGCCTGGGGCTGGCGACGGGAACCCTGGACCTCGCGGTGCTCGGCGAGATCGTCGTCTGGTGGCTCGTCGCGCCCGTCGTCGGGTTCTGGTGTGGTGGCGTCATCGGGCGGTACTTCTACCCGCACCTCGACCGCATCGTCGCCGTCAAGCAGTCCCCGGGCGCGCTCGTGGAACTCGACCGCTCCCGTATCGTGCCGACGCCGAAACTCGGCCCGGGAACGACGCCACGCGAGTTCGTGAGCACCGCGCTCGTGCTCGCCATCGCGTGCTACATGTCCTTCAGCGCGGGCGCGAGCAACGTCGCGAACGCCGTCGCACCGCTGGTCGGCGGCGGCCTGATAGAGCCGGAACCGGCAGTCGTGCTCGCGACGGCGACCATCGGCGTCGGCGCGTTCACCATCGCGCGGCGCACCATGGAGTCCGTCGGCAGCGGCCTCACCGACCTGCCGTTGCTCGCGGCGATGGTGGTGATGGTGGTCGCCGCCTCGATCACGACGTTCGCGTCCTGGCTCGGCGTCCCCATCAGCCTCGCGCTCTCGACGGTGATGACTATCGTCGGCCTCGGGTGGGGGCGAGCCACCCGGAGCGCGACCGCGAGCGAACTCGCTCGCGGCGAACTCGAGACCGAGATTTCCGTCGACGCGGTCACCGTCCAAGGCAACGACGATGTCCCGAAGATCGGCGAGGAGCGCGCGCGAGACCTGCAGTCCGCGGACACCCTCTTCGACCCGTCGATCGTCGTTCGGTTCGTCTTCTTCTGGATCATCGGGCCGTCGGCCGCCACGCTCCTCTCGTACCTGTCGTTCGTCCTGTTGCCCATCGCGGGATAA
- a CDS encoding TIGR03557 family F420-dependent LLM class oxidoreductase, which yields MVELGYTLSSEEHPPNDLVEHATRAEDAGFDFLSISDHFHPWTSQQGNSPFVWSTLGGVAHATDDIPVGIGVTCPIMRYHPTIVAQATATVAAMLDGRFVFGVGTGELLNEHVVGEHWPEHAVRLEMLEESVEIIRKLWTGDQVSHHGEHYSVQNARLFTLPEETPPILVSAYGKRSAQTAADIGDGFWSVGPQDTVDTWEDAGGDGPRYTQLQVCYAESEDEAVETAYEWWPNSALPGELSAQLPTPVHFEQACQMVEKADIAESSIVTSPDPEAHVESIQTAVDAGYDHVYVHQIGPDQEACFEFYENEVFPAVENADFG from the coding sequence ATGGTGGAACTCGGCTACACGCTCTCCAGCGAGGAACATCCGCCGAACGACCTGGTCGAACACGCGACGCGCGCCGAGGACGCGGGGTTCGACTTCCTCTCGATTTCGGACCACTTCCACCCGTGGACGAGCCAGCAGGGCAACAGCCCGTTCGTCTGGTCGACGCTCGGCGGCGTCGCCCACGCCACCGACGACATTCCGGTCGGCATCGGCGTGACCTGTCCGATCATGCGCTACCATCCGACCATCGTCGCGCAGGCGACGGCGACCGTCGCCGCGATGCTGGACGGCCGATTCGTGTTCGGCGTTGGTACCGGCGAGTTGCTCAACGAACACGTCGTCGGCGAGCACTGGCCCGAGCACGCGGTCCGCCTGGAGATGCTCGAGGAGTCCGTCGAAATCATCCGAAAACTGTGGACCGGCGACCAGGTGAGCCACCACGGCGAACACTACTCTGTGCAGAACGCGCGGCTGTTCACGCTCCCCGAGGAGACGCCGCCGATTCTCGTCTCGGCGTACGGCAAACGCTCCGCGCAGACCGCCGCCGACATCGGCGACGGCTTCTGGAGCGTCGGCCCGCAGGACACCGTCGACACCTGGGAGGACGCGGGCGGCGACGGCCCGCGCTACACCCAACTCCAGGTGTGCTACGCCGAGAGCGAGGACGAGGCCGTGGAGACAGCCTACGAGTGGTGGCCGAACTCCGCGCTCCCCGGCGAACTCAGCGCCCAGTTGCCGACGCCCGTCCACTTCGAGCAGGCCTGCCAGATGGTCGAGAAAGCGGACATCGCGGAGTCCAGCATCGTCACCAGCCCCGACCCCGAGGCCCACGTCGAGAGCATCCAAACGGCCGTCGACGCCGGCTACGACCACGTCTACGTCCACCAGATCGGTCCCGATCAGGAGGCGTGCTTCGAATTCTACGAGAACGAGGTGTTCCCCGCCGTCGAAAACGCAGACTTCGGGTGA
- a CDS encoding DUF367 family protein, whose amino-acid sequence MDLHVRYEGDDDPKKCTARKLARFDMATLHESAGATPYGVVLNPHAEQALSPADADASKVVALDCSWETAGRAMFEMGGDHRALPFLVAANPVNYGKPFQLNTVEAFAGALCILGEREHAEDILSKFRWGHTFLELNEEPLRRYSECADSSEVVEVQQEYLDAGEE is encoded by the coding sequence GTGGACCTCCACGTCCGGTACGAGGGCGACGACGACCCGAAGAAGTGCACGGCCCGGAAGCTGGCGCGCTTCGACATGGCGACCCTCCACGAATCAGCGGGCGCAACGCCGTACGGCGTCGTGTTGAACCCGCACGCGGAGCAGGCACTCTCGCCCGCGGACGCCGACGCCTCGAAGGTCGTCGCCCTCGACTGTTCGTGGGAGACGGCGGGGCGCGCGATGTTCGAGATGGGCGGCGACCACCGCGCGCTGCCGTTCCTCGTCGCCGCGAACCCCGTGAACTACGGGAAGCCGTTCCAGCTCAACACCGTGGAGGCGTTCGCCGGCGCGCTCTGCATTCTCGGGGAGCGCGAACACGCCGAGGACATCCTCTCGAAGTTCCGCTGGGGGCACACCTTCCTCGAACTGAACGAGGAGCCATTGCGCCGGTACAGCGAGTGTGCGGACTCCAGCGAAGTCGTCGAGGTCCAACAGGAGTATCTGGACGCCGGCGAGGAGTAG
- a CDS encoding GNAT family N-acetyltransferase has protein sequence MPGPAFLAGDGVTLRTVEEEDVEFFQTTINDPAVRTTLGMRTPINGEQEQEWFEEHASGDEHADFVICDGEESVGNVGIGPVEHPDGKAEIGIYVAEEHWGNGYGTEAGRLITDYAFRELRKHRVVARVFDGNEGSRRVWEKLGFRHEAVHEEAQFMDGEYVDVHFYAVLEDEWFAEN, from the coding sequence ATGCCCGGTCCCGCATTTCTCGCCGGCGACGGCGTAACGCTGCGCACCGTCGAAGAGGAGGACGTCGAGTTCTTCCAGACGACCATCAACGACCCCGCCGTCAGAACGACGCTCGGGATGCGCACGCCCATCAACGGCGAGCAGGAACAGGAGTGGTTCGAGGAGCACGCGAGTGGCGACGAGCACGCGGACTTCGTCATCTGCGACGGCGAGGAATCCGTCGGGAACGTCGGCATCGGCCCCGTCGAACACCCGGACGGCAAGGCCGAAATCGGCATCTACGTCGCCGAGGAGCACTGGGGGAACGGCTACGGCACCGAGGCGGGGCGCCTCATCACGGACTACGCGTTCCGCGAACTCCGCAAGCACCGCGTCGTCGCGCGCGTCTTCGACGGGAACGAGGGCTCGCGGCGCGTCTGGGAGAAACTCGGCTTCCGTCACGAGGCCGTCCACGAGGAGGCCCAGTTCATGGACGGCGAGTACGTGGACGTCCACTTCTACGCCGTGCTCGAAGACGAGTGGTTCGCCGAGAATTGA